AGTCataatttgcatcattcaattatagTTTTCGGCGTGCCCTTCGGACGCATAACGTTAAAATATCAGAGATATGactatcagagatatctggatgtttgcaaaGCGTATactaattattattatacacctactgccgtaacctatgggagtttgaccgtccaataactttccgtattttgtatagtacgcggagtcccgaataagggaccgttcagtttttttacggccggggggcggggcggcaaaatccagggggggggtgtcatcataattttggaatccgcgaagggggggggtcatcactttttcaatggtaggaaaggggggggtcaccacatacctacaataaagttcacttttatgccatggccatgatcgaccctctttaccggcgggccgcctttggttgcccactagaataaagttgactttacgtaatggcccatgaccctcttaaccggagggctgcctttcgcgaaccactccaataaagtttacttaatacaatgtccatggacataagttgtctatggaaatgaagttcaaaattgcctttatacagtcgtcctaattaacagacgtttgcatggatgtggctgagaagtttgtgcactggcatctctgctacacgaataaagtgcgccgcgtaccggagttcaaatccaaaccgtgcgggtaaatttgacatatgggttttggttatttttcagcgggggggggggggggggtcatcaaatttttcgtctgacaaagggggggtcatcattttttcgcgaaaaatgcaggggggtctatagtTTTTTGAACACTggtgacaagattttgccgccccccccccccggccgtaaaaactgaacggtccctaagggAGACGcacgacgcgcctgtttgacctttgacctagcgattatctgatgtaaacaaactattttacggtgagttatagacataataacaactaaatgcaattgatttttatttaaaaaaaacaattaaacattaaacattaaacattcagcgaagattgcttgtactgcactgaaaattaattggcttcgtgccaacgcaaaTTCAGTACTAGATCgagcgcgttccactcatatcgcgcgtgccgcatccttcaaaatttaccatagaattagtttatacggacgatttatgggggggggggtgtataataatagggttatacacaaaatacggccctgtatggactcgggctcagtgagtgacgtattggacgagccgaaggcgagtccaatatgtcactcactgagccctcgtctatacagggccgtattttgtgaataaccctatattatgaaatctgcagttcatatacaaagcatgacaaaaaccTGATCCTGATACTGTTTTCTCAATGAAAACTCTGTATGATGTTGTGTATTTGTATTCTAGTTATTTTCTGTTCAACATGGGTCAATTACTTAGGTCATTTCCAACCAACAGCGTATTTTTTCAAGTTCTTCTTTCAGTCCTACTATGTATTCGAATCTCTTCTGATGAACCCTCACATTTTCAAGGCCCCGTCCGGTGTTTGAGAACACAGCCGAAATTATGCTGACATGAATACTCTACAACATTAAAAACTGTAGTTTCACAGGATTTAAAGCATGAACATACCTCTCTAACCAAGTCATGAAATGAATACTGACTGATTTCATATTTTCGAAGCTGCTGCTATACGTTTGTCACTTTTACCACGTGACCTATAGCTATAATCAACAAGTAAGTGACAATGAATAGGCAAATAAACAGTGTTTACAGAATGCATGTACAACACAAAACAGGCTGGTCAAATCGACAACGCCGATGTACATGCCTCAAATTAGACATATATCATGATTAATCTATCGCGATTAGCTTCTAGATTAATTTATAGTTGATCGCAACTTCAACAACGAGCAATGTGGGTCTAGAATACGACTTGCAAGAAACCAGATGCAATATTTGTACTTTAATAAGACTTGAGCGATTATCAAATAAACATATTCTGGTGGTCAAATCGACGACCCCAGTGTCGTAAGAGTTCAAAGTTCCAACTGTAATCCAAATCTGATAGGACACGCGATTCTCTGCTTTGTAATCAGCCATATCGTAACTGCTATCACTTACTTTAACTGAATCACATTAAGCTTTGTCAGGAGGTGTACCTACCAATTCGTCTATTTGTTACATTGCACTACTTAAAGACGGTATATTCCAAGGCACAACGTCGTAAACTCCGAAATCGGAATTTACCGTCACAAACGTTGAAGATACGGAGGTGAGTTGACTGTCTCATCTTGGAGTTGGAGGGAAGTTGTTTATGCTGCGTAGATAGCATGCATACTTCAGGAATATTTCCCGAATTTGTAATGTTTACTCAGATCTGCAAAGTCAAGAATGCAATTACTTTTAGGGCTTTCTATAACAAAAATGAAGCATTTcttcatctttgaaaatgtaATAATGGTGTTACCCCTTTCTCTGTTATTTTGACTGTCCCTCTCTATGTCTCTGGACTCTACATAATCTGACAGTCGTTTCAACCAACCACTAAACCGTGTGTTATCTATGATAACTGATGTGTCAGGGCACTTGGGTAGGAAGGTTAAGagcatttttatgtcaatttattttcaagttgGGGTATTTGACGAGAGGTAGATTTCAAACTTTGGCAAATATATTTGGTTTGctggtcaaaatatctgaaatatgGAGTACACTACAAGAGTTTAAATCTCTTATTGATTGTTTCAGTGTTGATGCATCGGATATGACATGTCTTCTACCAAAGCGTTGATGTTGTGGTGCCCGGTACTAGTTGTATCAGGTAAGGGACAACGCACTCTATGATTTATGGAAATAGTCTATGACCGTGACGTCAGCGATCGCTACTCTCTTGCAATAAGGCCAAACAtattgtttctggtccttgacattcattCTTTTTTCCTGCTTTTTTATTCCTatcaatgctggtttggcactattgatgcagcAGTTATGGTATTTAATTACTGGCTGCATAATGCTTCGGTTTtcttttttagcatttttgacgtgcaaacagggatatcaaggataacTGTACTGATGTGTATGTAACCCCCAAAAATgccatgacgcgcaggttctgaaatgacgcgcGCGGGGACCAGAGACGATCTTTTTCGGTCCAACACAATAATACCTTTCCATTTCTACGATGTACTGTCTCGAAAAGAGATCAATTTTGGCATGACATCATAAGACATTTAGAATTTTTAACCTTGCATGAATGTGACACGTCAACATTTTGCTTGACCATTGTATGACAAGAGTCGACATGCGGCATTATAGGAAGCTAATGTGATGTTACGGAGAATGTTTCTATCTAGAAATCGAAGGCTGGCTCTCACTTGTTCCGAAATTCGAAGTAGAATCATCGTTGTAATTCCTATTAAAATTTCTTATTCATAATCTCCGACTACAGAGAAAACACTCGCTAATacagtgacgtattggactttGGTTGAGACCACTCTCCCGTTTATAACACTGACAGTAAGCTGAAACGTAACCCCAAAACAcaactctatgacgtcatcaatgaGAATCTGTCGGACCAGCTCGTTTTGCCCTGAAGGCTAGTCTTACTATGTATTGCGGATCAGAAAATAACAAAGACAGAAATTTAGTTTACAAAGGCAAATCTTGACATTACTGTCCATAAGACAGACTGTGTCTCGAAATAAAATACGCGACGTTATGGGCTCGTCTTATTTATTTGTAATTATTGGCTGTCATAAGCATTCTTACATTTTCCTCTGACGAAGTACATACACAACAAAGTTACCAACAAGATTGTAATGACGTAATAGCGATGACAAATAGAGCTCAATTGATATCTTCCCTTCCAAGGATTAAATCACAGTTCCTGTCCTGTGTCGTTCAGTGTAATCAATTTCTTCATCGGTATTAATCTACACCCGTGGACATAAATGAGTTTAAATTACTTGTTATACAAGTTAAACCGAGGTCACAATTATTTACTTTGGCAACGTTAACCTTTGAAAAGATCACAGGTACGTACCGCCATTGATAGTAAAAGAAGCCACCGTGTCGATTACGCTAGCGCtctaaaattacgttttgtTACATTGCAGACCACGGTAACAGCGATCTTGTTCATACACCTAACGAAAATCGCTGCACATGAAAATGCATAAAAAATCGCCATGACAGATTTGTATTGAACGTCAGAATATAGATTGACCCGTAATTCGACTATTAACAAAAGGTACTCTTAATCTatgtatatgataaaaaattgaCTGCAAATTCGCCGACAATTAATCTGCTAAACCATTAAGTTTAGCTGACAGGTGTATGATTCATAACAGATGCGTTACTTGCCAAGTATAGTCTTCATGTTCAAAGGCAGACGTAAAATCATGCAACCAGTTCCCTAGGAAAGTTCAGCGTGGCCCTGGGCTCATTTTCAACGCGTTCGTACAGGCTAATGAGCTGCCATCTCTAATGACAAATACAATTTCAGATACCTGGCGCTACTTTCTGGTTTCCTTCAGGAATTGAATCTCATTCATTTGAAACTCGGACAAAGACACGTATTCTTTAAAGTTTATTGAAAGAGTGCACATGGTGACCAGACATCGAATCACACGCATTACAATTGAtatcataaataaaaataaagatcCTCAAACTAGTACAAAATATTTCTTAAATCGCAACGTAGGAGGTCACCGTTGAAAGCCAATTCACATGCTATCTAGTCACATTCAAATTTTGCTTTCAAATATTCTCTTTAAGCCTGTCAGCATTTTCAACTTCCAACAACCTATTTCAGTAAGTTGTTGCTGTTTTTGGAAGTTCAAATTATTTCGAGTAGCTTGGTGACTGAGTTTTGTTTGTCCTGTGCCCGCTTTATATCTGCGGTTCTGCATGCCAGCTGTCCATATGTTGGTGAGCGTTCTTCAAGCATCAGAAAATGTTAGAATATTCTCCATAAATAATGTGGAGCTCTCTTTATCCTTCAATAGGACTCGTGCACATGGTATCGGCTTTACCGCTGACGAGTCGAAGAAGAAATACAGCTTTGGTAATGGCACAGTCGACTTGCCCGGATGTTTTTGATGACAATGGACAAATTGTGACACCGATTAAAATGGGCTATAAGTGTTATGTATTTCAACTGaacaatatcaacaatattACCTTTAGTGAGAGTGCTGATTGGTGTTATAACCGAAATGGTAGTTTAGTCAGATTTGAGACTGCGCAAGAAGAAAGCTATGTGATTAATTATATCAATACCAATTGGATGGGGTATGCAGACCCGGTTTGGACGGGCGGCAAATGTTTTACCGCCATAGGATCTGGTTTATGCGACACTGGCACAAACTGGAAATGGATAGAAGGTAAAGGAGATCTGCAACTACTCTAAAGTTGCGTTTGAAAACTTTGCAAATGAAAGTTACCATGACAGAAAGCATAAGGTCTCTCCTGCTGGCAAGCCTACTGAACACTATTAGGAAGAATAATTGAGGCTGTGACAAATGACGACATGGTGATGGCAATGGCGATAAAGAAAATACGTTGTTATCGTTGTGATCGAAGTACTCCTTTCTTCCAAGCTGGGAAATAATCTTGTTAAACGTCATTATCATAGTGTTGGTTTGGATATTCTTCTTGCTTAACAACGATGCTATATGTTTAAACCAATAACTCTGCACTACGGTTGTTATTTTATTGGACCTAATCACAGTAATATTCGCGACATGTAAATCATCACAATGTTCCTTTCTGATCAAAGTTTATCATATTTTAAGTTATCGAAAAAAGCATCTCCCATATATTAACTGTAGAAAGAGTCTATTCTTTTGAAGAAAACGCCCGTCTCATGTTTTCAGAGTTTCAGGTAACCAACTTTAAATATCGTTTGTATCACAGATGACGGTACACAAGGTACTTCGATGTCATATTTGAATTGGGACATTGGGGAGCCGAACCCTAGGAGTGCAAATCGTGACAACAATTACTGTATGGTCCTGAATAAAAACAGTACGACGGGTCAGTGGGTTTGGTATGACTGGAACTGCGACGAAAGCTTAGATTTTATCTGCGAATTTGGTAAATATACTgtgaattatattaccatgcttTGTCCATcgcattttgatcggtcgagctgaaccacgtgactgccaacaaatacacagtaatggtttgattACATGCCcgagaatatgaataatatcgtagacatagtaactttacagctaaaacggaaattgtgatttgtacaaagatcataatcaatcacaaaataaaatggagcttttgtgggccaagtttagacactttttcaaaaaatctccggatttgcaaaatatttgcagCGTGCGCACTACTCACTaacaagttctggggccccgttgtcgttcacACAGAacattttcgtaaattttgacggtttttgaaggttcgttgataatataatgttaACAACAGACTCGCGCTGACCATTACCGTTTATTTATGTGctcgggctcgaggaaagccaaaattaacgggcgaggcttggcTTTCccctcgcccttgcccataaataaacgttaatggtcagcgcgtcgcccgttcaACATATTCTATTTTCCCAACTACAACTGTTTCGCAGTCTTTGAGTTTCTTACATGTAATGTCTAGATAAAATCGTAACTGTTTACGGTTTTCTTAGGTTTGTAATGATATCACCTCTTCAAGTCCATTCAGAATTTTCCTATTATGTTACAATTCTGGGTAAGCCTCACAATGCTGCAACTATTTTTTGCAAATAATGTCGGTCATCACGTTGATGGTGTAACAATTTGTTTGTTGCACATTAATTGCTCTGTCAATGTGATACATCGATCAGAGAAAATCAAGATGTAGAAGGACTTACATGTAGGTAgtctactctctctctctctctcgctctctctctctctctctctctctctcgctctctctctctcttcagaACTAACTGCAGTATCAACAACAGCTATCCCGTACGTGACTTCGACACCAGGGACAACTCGTCAACCAACAACTCAAGTTGCGATAACAGTGCCAGGCACAACAACAGTAAATGCGAGAACATCAATTTCACCAATCTCATCGACTCAAACATCAACAGAAACAGCGCCGCCAGCGACGAGTCTGACAACAAACACTGCTTTGACGAAAACGACACATTATCAATCAACAGCAGTGCAGTCCACTACGCCACGTTTCACGGAGATGTCAACTGTAGTAACCGACGCAATGTCCAGCGAAGAATTAACTATGACTTCAACAATGGAAACCAGAACAAAGGACGTGACAGAGCAAAGCGTTGCGACGGCACAGAGACAAACTAGTCGAGAAATTAACACTATATCTACTGAGAGAGGATCGACACGTAACGGAAAACACACACCAATTACAGCAACGACAGCATTACAGCCACTAACCACTGAGACTAAGACAACGAAGGAAAAGAAACAGGACAATGAGAATACTGGTATGGAGAGCTTTGGAATTTCAAACTGAAACGGGAAgttgataaaatattattatttgctCATAATTAACTCAGCGAAAACCCATGATAGCCAGTGGTTCAACGCAAACCACTCTATAAAACAGCTGTGAACGTTTGGAACTAAGACGAGTAGCAGTACCGAGTTTATCTGACCATAATAAATGTAACGAGAAGTCCATCGTGTTACAGGACATGTCAAACTGAATTGATGATCCAAGAATACTTATGATATTCTGTCTTTCACTAATTTTACAGATCTACCATACCCTTTAATAGGGTACGTCGTCGGTATAATTATCAGCTCTATTGCAGCGGTGTTTCTCTTTTCGGTCTCCCTCAAGAAAAGGTATGTTAAACATCTGAAAAACATCACTATAGTCAGATAAAAGCGTTAGCGTACTAACAACCAATGGAAGCAAAGGTGTGACAACATGGATTCCTCATTACTCATGAATATTGGTCAGAAAAGTtcggaaaaacaaaaataacattaacatTCGAAACAAAAAGTATGACTTAACTTCTCATCTTGTCATATCATACCATGATAAGCAGACGGAAAGTTATATTTTTATTCTGCCGAAACTTAGGGGGTGGCTAGTGGTTGTCAGGAAGGACGATAGGGGTGTGGGTTTTTGTCAGTGTTTACTGGGGCGAATTGCAGTGGAGAGCTTTTGTAAAAAGGCCAGCTGAGAGCTTTCCCGAGGTCGGTGGTTGAGAGAGGGAATAGACAGAGTGGGTGGCCGTaggataaaattttaaaatcgtaGAGGAAGGGGGCCTATGTGGCTTTATCTTTTCTAAATAGACTCGTTGGTTACCAAGTTCTCACTTAAGATTTGGGTATTACAtgcaaattgacattttctcAACGGATTCACAATCATAGTTTGCAACGTTTGTACATTTCAGATGCGCGAAACGGGTGTCACCAGCCGACATAGACGATGAGTGCGCCGCCAGCGGTTATACCAGCGAATCAACGACGATTCGGGAAAATGACGAAAAGGCGGACGTCTGAGATATTGCTTGACAGATCAAATAAACCACAGCCTATTTTGCTACTTTCGAGTGTATTGAAAGTATTCACGTTCAGTCAATTTAGTCTCTATGGGTACCTGACCTTTTATTTCCCATATATCATGGTCATGACATATTTCTAACTGTTCTGAATGTTCACTGAAAGACAAAACTCAGAAAAGGGGAAAcggaaaatatgtgtcaagcAACTAGTCAAATCCGTCCCAGGTTCACAATTATTTATCTTCACTAAAAAAACTGGGCAAAGTGATATGAATACACGAGAACCGAAAAAGAATATCCATATTAAACGCAATGTGCTATGAAATATAAAACTGAATaagaatttaaatgtaaataatatataAACTATGATCTTTATTCAAGTGCTGAAAGGTGTTGTTTATACTTTACAGTGATTTCTACTCTCAATGTCTTGTATACTACTTATACTATTCCATGTCTTTGCATACGTGTACTTGATACTGAATTCACCTGCCTCTGGTGAAATGTTTGGATAGTCAAGTAATTCCCGATATTTTATGGGGTCATGttgaattgaaaacaaatggACGAAGGTTCCAAATTGCAGCTTATTTGTTTTTAAACATCTAATATCCTTATCGGGTTATCGCCAAATGTAACTATTCCCATTATTTCTGTTTGAATTGCACGTGAGGGGATTTTATGCCTGTAAAGTAATGTAGATGGGTATGCATTGCCCCACACTTCTAATCTATGCATGATATGCGGTAAAACAAGTGTATATACAATAAGACTAAAATAATCCTAGGTACCGTATAGcgtatttcataaaatatgccgCGTATCTGTTCTTAACATCTTTGGTGTGCTGCAAATAGGAGGTACACGATCAACCCAACACAAGATGCGTTGTCGTCTTCCTATAAAGAACTTTATTCTTCATTTGAGTTAACCCTGACATTCAACTCCTGTACAGTTGGCTTTTTGTAGTTAAATAACTTAAATAAGCTTAAATAAATAGGGGTACTTGTTCAATCTGTCCGTGCCTGTGTTTCCGAGTGTCCGTCCGGGGCCATATCTCAGACATACCAGGaccgatttctttcaaacttggcacaagtaGAGTATCTTATGGCatacaaatgaattttaatttctCTCACGATCCGATCAAAAACACCCGATTGAAGGCCGTTTTATTGTATGATTAGAGCTATTTATGACTCAGACGCACCTAGACCAATATGACTCAAACTGTGAAAACGTGCAATAAACTACAACGCTcatgtatatgtgtgtctgtgtttttCTTCTGACTCAACAAAAAACGGTTGTAACgtgacttttttttttcaagtttaaaGTAATTACGACATCGCAACTTTATTGCTACTATGCAGTTGCATCGTAAAGTAGTTATGGTACTTTCAACGCCATTTAATGGCTTGAAAACAAGGAGAAAAAATCGAAAAACTTCTTCGTCCCTCAAAATGTCTCCATTCCATCCCTGAAATTTGGTTGTTTTACCCACTACCGTGCAAACAGCGAAAGACCCATCAAAACAACCCACCTTATAATAAAATTGTACGCTTCTGACATTCCTTGTACAGAATATCAACTgcttgata
The DNA window shown above is from Ptychodera flava strain L36383 chromosome 5, AS_Pfla_20210202, whole genome shotgun sequence and carries:
- the LOC139132441 gene encoding uncharacterized protein encodes the protein MSSTKALMLWCPVLVVSGLVHMVSALPLTSRRRNTALVMAQSTCPDVFDDNGQIVTPIKMGYKCYVFQLNNINNITFSESADWCYNRNGSLVRFETAQEESYVINYINTNWMGYADPVWTGGKCFTAIGSGLCDTGTNWKWIEDDGTQGTSMSYLNWDIGEPNPRSANRDNNYCMVLNKNSTTGQWVWYDWNCDESLDFICEFELTAVSTTAIPYVTSTPGTTRQPTTQVAITVPGTTTVNARTSISPISSTQTSTETAPPATSLTTNTALTKTTHYQSTAVQSTTPRFTEMSTVVTDAMSSEELTMTSTMETRTKDVTEQSVATAQRQTSREINTISTERGSTRNGKHTPITATTALQPLTTETKTTKEKKQDNENTDLPYPLIGYVVGIIISSIAAVFLFSVSLKKRCAKRVSPADIDDECAASGYTSESTTIRENDEKADV